Genomic DNA from Salvia miltiorrhiza cultivar Shanhuang (shh) chromosome 1, IMPLAD_Smil_shh, whole genome shotgun sequence:
TTTCTGCCGCGCAAGCAACATCATCAGCAAGAGGTTCTTTCCACTCGTTAATTGCATCCTACAGTAACCAGATGCCCTGTGTGATAAAAATTGGGGCTAAATAGGTTTTCAATGTTTATTTTGTGTTAGTACATAGGTTTTTCTGGGCTTCCCTAGGCTTTTGTTTTCGTCtccttatttaaattttgttcaGTCCTGAAAGTAAACTTGAGACATGATTCTTTGATTGGTATTGCTATTTGATCGATGATTTCGATTTTGCACGATATGAATTGCAAATATCATTAGACAACGTAACACGATCAAGTGTCGTTGACTCCTTGAAAGGAACTCGAAACCTTATAACACGAATCGAAGATCGTAACAATTGTTGTTCATTTTATCTAGAGGCAGTTATAGGGATATACAGCAAAAACATGTCACATGATATGCCTCTTTGAAGTTTCTACGCCTACATACACGGCATCAGTTGTGAAAATTGTGTAAAACTGCATTCTGATCCGGCTTCGTCCTTGCAGTTCTGGAAAAAAGCCTGCTGCAGACGCAAAATCTATCCACTACGGACTAGCTAGCAAGATGTAAAATCACCATATCGAGCATTTCATACCAAGGCCGTTGCACGTGAGAATGAGGCTCTTGTAGCGATTAAGATAATCCTGCATTTCCCCGAAAATAGAAAAGAATGAGCTGTGGATGGTCCTTACGAGCATCATAAAATTCTAGATGATTTATAACGAATGGAGGCTGAGAGGTCACCGCAATGTTGCTGTCATATGCATACAGCATGCCCTTCTTGTCATATTCGTGTCGTTTTACAGGATCACTCAGAACTGTTTAACAAGGTTAACAAGATAATGTGAGCTTTCAAAAACATACAAGGTGCTTTTGATAATGAAATCACATATGAATAACTAGCAAAACAGCTGCAATGCTGAACAAATTTGCACATACAAACGTGATGTAACATGCATACACCTTCAATATTAGCTTGCTTAAGACCTAGCACATTGATAATATATAATAGAACAAAACAATTCTATACCTATACACATGTGATGCATATGGTTTTCCCAGCCTGGTTAGAGTCGTTAGACAAGCTTATGGTTCATAACTACGCAAGACGAAGTTGTTTGTTGAAATGAGCCTAAGTTTACGCATTTAGCATTCCAAGTCATTATTAGATCTTAGGTCACAGATTAAATGACAGGATTCGAAAATTTTAATGGGGGATCAGTTCCTCcacaaattataatttaagcTTTCAGCTAAATAATATATACATCTCCAAGTGGCAAGTCAGGTTCTAGCTTATATGCATTATCCCATCTTATAACTCCCTTAACAAAAGGAATGACTAGAAACTGCAAAACACGCTCTGTATGGAAAGGAGTGATACATTCACTAGAGGTCACCGCCTTACCACATGTAGAAGTACACAGAATTCAGTAGCTTAGAAAAATCTAACCCACTTTAAGCATCATAGCCATCAAGGGAATGACTACCAGAGTTACTGTGTTAGCAATAACAACACCCCACCCCCAACAAAAAGAAATCGAAGAAAACATGAACTTTATTTGGTGAAAATATCAGACCCTTGGGCCACTATCTCTAAATTGGTGAAATTGAAGCCATTCCAACCATTGCCAATGCCGGATTTTTTTCTTCAGCAGTTCTTGAAATAACCATATTTTCTTATCCAGAAAGACTTGAATAAGGATCTATAAATTTCTAATAGAAGCAACTTTGTAGCAGAAACTCACAATAGCTCCTGTCCATTGAAATTTTCCTGGTTTTATTAACTTTCAATTAACTTTTACATCTCAGAGTTGATTTTGGCTCAATACTAAACCAAATGCTTGGTTCATACCTTGAGAGCAGTTTCAGACTAATCAATCATGTATCTCAACAGTATACTATATAAATAAGCTCTGTAGTCTGAACCCTTTTTTCTGCTATTCACCAAAAATTAAAGCCAACTACATGATGCATATTATGATGTTCTCCGCAACCCAAAGATCCAATTTGCAAAAAACCACAACAAATTCcagcaaaaataataaaaataataatataactaaattacattaaaaataaataaaaaataaaaaataaactcaTATTTGCAATTGAGCAAAGAACAAATTACCCTGATAAGCTTCACTGATTTCCTGAAATTTGGAAGTGGCAGTCTCCTCACTCTTCTGTTTATCAGGATGCCATCTCTGGGAAATAAAAagtacaaattaaattaaaaatagaataactAAATTACTGAAACAAGAAGCATGTAGAAACTCATGTACCAAAGCAAGACGGATGTAGTTGGATCGAATAGCTTCGTCCGAAGCATCATAATCAACTTCCAAAATCTTGTAATAGTCCTGCAAGCCGGAATCGCAAAAACATAAATTGTTTAGAGAAAAAAATGATAGCAAAAATCTATAATTTGTTATTTACCATTAAGAAATAGAAGGGGGAAAGATAGAAATTTAAACCTTAGGTTTTGATAAAACGGAGAAGAAATCGAAATTGAAGTGAGAATTATCTTCAGGTTCTTCTTTGTGCTCGAAATCGTACCACTCATCCCACATCATTTCTACTCAAATCAGTAGAAtttcgcaaaaaaaaaaaaagagtcttTCTTCTTATCTGCGAGCCTCTTGTAGCTGAAAAACAAAAGGCGGAATTCTGATTTCGAGTTCACGGCTACTGCGACAGGATAAGGTGCGAGCAGAAATTGAGCGGAAAGAAATGGaaaatttgagagagagagagagagagagagagagagagagagaaatgaattgAAGAAATGCGTTTTCTGTAAATAGCGTCGCCACGAAGGCCGCCATTTCGCGGAGACAGGTTATGGTACTATATACGTTTACAAATTTAGATTTTTGAATAAATTGTTTAAcgaaaataaatacttgaagGAAATTGTTTAACGAAAATAAATACTACTACTAGTATTTCCTTAATCCTGTTGACTGGATCCATCTACTTTATCTTCTAATTAAATGGGTACACATATACTCTATAattctttaataaaatatattcatcTACTTTAATCAAATCCTCTTTAATATGTATGCTCAAAAGTATGGAATCATATTTAATGAGACGAAGGAACTAATTTTCAATGCATAAAAAATGTTTTGATTATTCCTAGTTATGCATTTTAACGTggatttttgttatttttcataagaTTGATCGAGTGAAGAGTAATATTGCTTTATTCAGCAAATACTGGATTATTCGGAATAGTGAAAATATTTTGCATTAAAGAGTTAAatcttttattttgattaagATAATTGAGATATTTTTCCCATGTCAACTCTTTATTTTTGAGCAGTAGGGTATTAAATTGACTTGAGAATTGAACTATTCGAGTTATAAACCATCTCGAAAAAGTTTCATAGTaagattttttaagaaaataactCACACACATATATAGCCATAGGAAAGGGGtcaatgaagaatgctaaatgtagaaggaaacaaggaaggctgaataactcaatacatttactgaataaatcacgcgagcgcatgaacgaaaaatgtacatgtttattcagtaaaataactattcgtgcggtcgcgtgatttattcggtaaatttattgacttattcagaacgaaatatagttacttcttcatagatctcaaccctatatatatagggatgtgATCAAGTGAGAATTACATCTTTTTGTGAGAATGGGGAACCAATCACAGCCCTTTATTTGGACATGAACAACGATTGTTCAACATTAAGTCATGAACATCGCTGTTCATGCGTCACATGAACAACGGTGGTCATGACTTACTGtcatgaacatcgttgttcatgtgcttatgttcatgtattttatgtatttgttcatggttctccatatgaacatcgttgttcatgcgtttttgttcatgtatattatgtatttgttcattgGTTCGCacatgaacatcgttgttcatcAGTTCGCACATAATCTTCTccctttatatatatgtatatatatatatatataatgaacaaTCTAATTCTTGGAGAGTTATACCATGGTTTCTAATTCAATAATCTTAAACAATAAGAGGGTTTTCAAGTCAAATAAAAGAAGGTTCTCAACTTctcataataataaattttagttTGACCATAGCTAAAAAAGAAAGATCCTTATGTAGATTTTAACATTATAATaattttctctcaaaaaaaaaaacattataatAATTCTTGgagtacattttttattttaagatgacGGGGCTACATTGATAGACGAAAATAGTTTTATATCAAACAAAGGAtaattctaacaaaataattagtAGAAAGATCCTTATGTAACtttttaagattattttttttagaacatTGTATAGATTTAAAGATTTGATTATATTTTCACACCCAAAATTTCTTCCATATTTTGTTTCACATAAAACCCAAATAACGAATCATTGAAATCCTCCTATTCAGCTATTCTATCACTAGGCCAACCCAAAACAGAAATACAGACACACA
This window encodes:
- the LOC130999195 gene encoding uncharacterized protein LOC130999195 isoform X2 translates to MMWDEWYDFEHKEEPEDNSHFNFDFFSVLSKPKDYYKILEVDYDASDEAIRSNYIRLALRWHPDKQKSEETATSKFQEISEAYQVLSDPVKRHEYDKKGMLYAYDSNIADYLNRYKSLILTCNGLGMKCSIW
- the LOC130999195 gene encoding uncharacterized protein LOC130999195 isoform X1, whose product is MMWDEWYDFEHKEEPEDNSHFNFDFFSVLSKPKDYYKILEVDYDASDEAIRSNYIRLALRWHPDKQKSEETATSKFQEISEAYQVLSDPVKRHEYDKKGMLYAYDSNIAVTSQPPFVINHLEFYDARKDHPQLILFYFRGNAGLS